From the genome of Sinanaerobacter sp. ZZT-01:
GGATTGGAACTGGAGCACAGCCTACAGAAACCGTAAGAAGTCTTTTCAAGAAGTCTGGTATTATTGAATAAGAAAGCGGTGAATTGTTATGGTGGAACTAGTAGAAGCGATTGCAAAAGCACTCGTTGATGATCCGGAAGCAGTAGAAGTCAAGGAAGTTCAAGGACGTCAGGCAATCGTAATCGAACTGAAGGTTGCTCCGGATGACATGGGTAAGGTTATCGGTAAGCAGGGAAGGATCGCAAAGGCGCTTCGTACTGTTGTAAAAGCCGCAGCAACCAAATCAAATAAAAAAGTAATTGTAGAAATTATGCAATAAAAAGTATATTGATTCTAGAGTACTGCAGAAACGGGGCTGTCTGAAAAACGAAATGACAAACATGTCGATTGGTTTTAAGGCGGCTCCTTATTGTATACAAGTAAAAAAATGAGAGGACTTAAGCATGAAGGACAGAATTACCTTGGGTCAAATCACAAGTGCAGTTGGCATTAAAGGGGAAGTGCGGGTATTTCCTTATACGGATTCGATGGAACGTTTTTCACAAATTAAAACATTACAGATTGAAGAACAAGAATATACAATTGAGCGGGTCAGCTATCGAAAAAACATGGTTGTTTTGAAATTGGAGGGAATTACAGACCGCAATCTTGCAGAGCAGCAAAAAGGGAAAAAATTATATTTAAATAAGGAAGATATGTGGGAAATACCAGAGGATACCTATTTTGTTTCTGATCTTTTGGGGATGACTGTTTTCAATGAAAAGGGCGAAACGATTGGAATGTTGGTTGATGTGATACAAAATAGTGCGCAGGGTCTGTATCAAGTTGAGATGCAGAGTGGATATAGATTTTTAATCCCCGCTGTCAAAGAATTTATTCTGTCTGTATGCATAGAAGAAAAAACAATGATGGTGCGATTAATCGAAGGCTTGGTGGAACTATGAAAATTGATGTGCTGACATTATTTCCAGAAATGTTCTTACCGGTTACCGAGCATAGTATTTTAGGTAGAGCAAAGGAAAATCAGATTCTGGATATTCGATTGACAAATATCCGAGATTATAGCTTGGACAAGCATAAAAAAACTGACGACTACCCTTTTGGAGGAGGTGCTGGCATGGTTATGTCGGCCGATCCTGTTTTTCGATCATTAGAAGCCATTCAAGCAAAAGGAAAGCGGATGATATACATGTCTCCACGTGGGCGGATTCTTGATCATACATTGATTCAAGAACTCTCACAGGAGCCGGAGCTCATCTTGTTATGCGGACATTATGAAGGAATTGATCAGAGGATTTTAGATTATTGGAATATGGAGGAAGTTTCCGTAGGAGACTATATTTTAACCGGAGGGGAATTGCCGGCAATGATTTTAATTGATGCGGTGGCCCGATTTATTCCAGAAGTTCTTGGCAGCAGTGATGCAAATGTGGAAGAATCCATTTACAGCGGTTTATTGGAATATCCGCAATATACAAAACCGAGAAACTATATGGGACTGGAAGTCCCGAGTGTTTTGGTATCTGGAAACCATAAGAAAATTCATTTGTGGAAGCTTCAAAAATCCCTGGAAATAACAAAAGAGAGAAGACCGGATTTATGGGATTCTTTTATGGAAAAAAGTGGTGCACTGACAAAAGAAGAAAAGGTGATTTTACAGCAGCTTTTAGAGTCGGAAGACTTGTAGAAGCAAATGTTTTATTATATAATAAATAAAAAACATAAGTATTGAGGAAGAAGACTATGGCAAAGAAAAAAAACAACAGGAAAAGCCGTTTGATTTTGTTATTTTTCATTGCAGTCTTTGTTTTATTTGTCATCATATATATACTCCCCTCCGTGTCGGATGTCTTTAGAAGGACTTATGTTGCAGAATATGGTGGCATACAGGTAAGCGACAAAGTGACTTGCTATATTGTAAGAGAAGAGACCGTATATTTTGCAAATCGTTCCGGCACCATTCAATATTATTTAGGCGAAGGAACTAAAGTTAGAAAAAATACGAAGGTACTAGATATTTCAGCAGGAAGCGCAGAATATGAAGAGACAAAATATACGAAGATTTTGGATCGTATTCAAGGACAAGGCGTCACACCGGAACAATATGTGAGCAGCAATAATGGCTTGGTAAGCTATTATTTAGATGGATATGAAGCTTTGTTTCAACCGGATACCATGAAAGATTTAAGAAAAAAGCAACTCAAAGGATTGGAAATGGGTCTTGAAAATGTGACAAGAACTACGACATTAGCGAATGAACCCTTATTTAAAATTGTCAATAATAATGTCTGGTATGCAATTTGCTGGGTGGATGAAAAAAATATTGTCAAATATAAAGAAGGAAGAACGGTTACATTGCAGTTGCCTTTGGATGATGTAAATGGGCAGACGTTAGATATTATTGATGATGATGGCAGTTATATGGTTATTTTAAAATTTAATCGGTATTACGAAGATTTACCGCGAATCCGTAAAATAGAGGCGAATGTGATTACCGAGGATTATAAAGGATTGATTATTCCAAACCGCTGTATTACATCAGAAGATGGCAAGCCGGGAGTATATATTAAGGGTGTAGGAGGAGACAGTATTTTCCGACCAATCAAGGCAATAAGCAGTGACGGAGAGTATTCCCTTGTAGAAAATTCTTATTTTTACGAGGAAACGGAAGAGGGATCTGTTCGAGTTAAGACAATTGATGTGTATGACGAAATATTAACAAGCGGAAAACCGTAAAAACCATTGGGGGAGGTCTTACAAATGAGTTATATTAAAGAAAATATTGACCGCATCAATGCGCAGAAAAATGAAATTGCAAAATCAGTTGGCAAAAAAGAGAATGAGGTGCTGCTGGTTGCTGTAACAAAGACCAGAACAGCAGAAGAAATTAATGAAGCCATCGATGCTGGTATTACAGATATTGGCGAAAATAAGGTTCAGGAGATTATGGACAAGTTTGATCTCGTGAAACCGGTGCGTTGGCATTTAATTGGCCATTTACAGACAAATAAGGTAAAATATATTATTGATAAAGTCAATATGATTCATTCAGTGGATTCTTTAAAATTAGCAGAAGAAATTAATAAGCGTGCTGTTCAGCATAATTTGACTATGAACATTTTAATTCAGGTCAACTCTGCGCAGGAAGAAAGCAAATTTGGTATTACTACCGATGAAACTGGAAAAATGATTCAGACAATTTTAGAGAAGTGCTCAAATATCCGAATATGCGGTTTAATGTGCATTGCACCGTTTGATGAGAATTCGGATAATGTTCGCATCTATTTCCGTCAGGTAAAAGAGCTTTATGACCGATATGGCAGACAAGAGCATGAACGTTTGGATTTTCAATATTTATCTATGGGTATGTCTCACGATTTTGGAGTGGCGATTGAAGAAGGGGCGAATCTAATTCGTGTCGGCACCTCAATTTTCGGGGAGAGAGATTACAGCAAAAAAAAATAATGCGGAGGATAAGACAATGGGAGACGGAATTTTCAACAAGCTGAAGATGCTGGTGGGAATTGAAGAAGTTGATGAGGAAGATGAAGATGAAGAAGAAGAGACCATGGACTGGAAGCCAAGGGAGGTTCGCTCTTCTTATAATCAACAAAAAAATGAGAATAAAGAACTAAAGGAAAACAGGGTGGTGGCTATGCAAAACGTTACGAATCCCAGAACGACAAATCAATTTAAAATGGTGGTTATCGAACCAAAATCCTTTGATGAGAGCCCGAAACTTGTAGATAATTTAAAAGCGAAAAAACCAGTTATTATCAATTTGGAAAAATTGGAATCAGACACGGCACGAAAAATATTTGATTTTTTGAGCGGCGCTACCTATGCATTGAACGGAAATGTTGAAAAAATTGCAAATAATATTTTTGTCTTCGCTCCAGAAAATGTTGATGTTGCATCTTCTATAGATCAGAAAAATTTAAATTATTCCGATAATATAAAGAACCCATGGAGATAATAGGAGGGGGAATGGATGACATATATATTAGCTAGAGCGATCAGCTATTTTATTGAAATTGTAGTTACTCTTATTTTTATAGAAGCTTTGATGAGCTGGTTTGTAAGACCGGGGAGTAGTTTCTACCGATATTATTGCATGTTACATGCTTTAACGGAACCGATCGTTAATCCTTTTCGGCAGTTGACTTCCAGTATTGCCTATCGGACAGGAATTGATTTTGCACCATTGGTTGCAATTTTTGCGCTACAATTACTTGGAAGCGTTTTGGCTAAATTGCTGCTATTATTTTAACCGAGGAGGTTTATTATGATTACTCCGCTTGATATTCAAAACAAAGTATTTAGCAAGGGTGTACGTGGTTATAAAGAAGAGGAAGTGGATGGATTTTTAGATCTACTTACTTTAGATTTTGAAAATTTAATAGATCAAAATGAAAAATTAAAAGATCAAATAAAAAATTTAACAGCAGATTTAGAGACATATAAAAAATCGGAGAGTGCTGTATTAGAGACATTAGAGGCTGCGAAATCTCTAATGAGAGATATTTCTGCCAGTGCAGAAAAAAGAGCACAGATTCTTGTGAAAAATGCAGAATTGGATGCAGAGTTGATTTTGAGAGAAGCAAAAGAGTCGGTTGAAAGATTGACAGAAGAATCTCAGTCCTTGAAAAGCCGGCTTGGTATTTTCCGCACACGATATAAAACTCTTTTGGAATCAGAGTTGCAAAAATTTGATATTTTAAGCACTGAAATTTTTGCAGACGAGAATATGGAGGAACTTCAGGAAATTACAAAAGGTGAGATTTTTCAAGATGAAGATGGTGCAGGGAATTTCAAAACGATTACGAATCTAAGAATAGGAGATAAACGCTAGTTGTATTATGTTGTTATAATTGCAGCTGTAGTTGCATTGGATCAGGTTACAAAGTATTTGGTACAGGTGAATATGGATTTAAATCATACCATCCCGATTCTTGATGGTATTTTTCACTTTACGTACATTCATAATTACGGGGCAGCTTTTCGAATTCTAGAAAATCATCAGATTTTTTTATTATCAGTAACCGGTTTGGTTATCATTGGAATGTTTTTGTATCTGCTATGGAAAAGGAAAACAGGACATATCCTGTTTTTAATCAGTGTAGCACTCATTATCGGGGGCGGAATCGGGAATTTTATCGACCGTGCACTTCAAGGCTATGTTGTTGATTTTTTTGATTTTCGAATCTGGCCGATTTTTAATATTGCAGATATTGCAGTTGTCTGCGGTTGCATTTTGTTTAGCTTTTTCATTTTGTATTGGGAGCCACGTTTGCATAAGAAGGCACAAATTCAGTGTGGTGAGGAAGAGTGATGACAGAGGAACAAAATACAATTCATAGTTTTGAAATAGATGAATCAAATGCTGGCAAGCGTATAGATGCAGCTTTACCTGGTCTGATATCTGACGTTTCAAGAAATCATATTCAAAAATTAATTGAAGAAGGACAAGTAAAGGTAAATGGTAAGGTACAGTCTTCCAAAAAATATAAAGTGGGTCAAGGAGATTTTATTTCAGTTACTTTGCCGAAGCCGCAGAAACTAAAAGTAGAAGCACAAGACATCGATTTGAAAATTGTTTATGAGGATAAAGACCTTTTGGTGGTAAATAAGCCGAAGGGTATGGTTGTGCATCCTGCTGCGGGGAATACAGAAGGTACTTTAGTAAATGCGCTGTTGTATCACTGTACGAATTTGTCCGGGATTAACGGCGTGATCCGGCCGGGGATCGTGCATCGGATTGATAAGGATACCAGTGGTCTTCTTATGATAGCAAAAAATGATACGGCACACCGCTCTTTGACAAAGCAACTTTCCGAACATACAATAACGCGTGCTTACCGTGCAATCGTCTATCATAACTTCTCGGAAGACACAGGGAGAATTGATGCACCAATTGGAAGAGATCCGAAAAATCGATTGAGGATGGCAGTTACAACACAGAATGGCAAGCATGCTGTAACACATTACACTGTATTGGAACGGTTTGGCGATTTTACTTATATTGAAGCAAAGTTAGAAACGGGTCGCACCCATCAAATTCGAGTGCATATGGCGTACAAAAAACATCCACTTTTGGGAGATGAGGTGTATGGACCTAAAAAGGGAATATTTGGAGTCAAATCGCAGATGCTGCATGCGAAGGTTTTAGGATTTATTCATCCTGTAAGTGGAGACTATATGGAATTTGAAAGTGATTTACCAGAGGAATTTGAAGCTGTTTTAGAAAAGTTAAGAAAGCGGAAATAGGTATAATATATGGGCAAGGTGTTATTTAAGCCCGGAACGATGCTAAACCCTGTACCGGTGGTTTTGGTATCGTGTGGGGCTTCTCTTGAAAAAAGAAATTTAATTACTGTAGCATGGACTGGGATTGTAAATTCAGAACCTCCTATGGCGTATATTTCAGTGAGGAAATCAAGGTATTCTCATGCAATTATTTATAGGGAGAGAGAATTTGTAATCAATTTGACAACGGAGAAGCTCGTGAAGCAGACAGATTATTGCGGGGTGAAATCTGGTCGGGATGTAGATAAATTTAAAGAAATGGAATTGACTCCCTTTCAAGGTGAGATTGTGAAGTGTCCTATGATACAGGAGTCGCCTGTCAATTTAGAATGTAAAGTTAAAGAGATATTAAGTTTTCCGTCACACGATATGTTTTTAGCAGAGATTGTTGCGGTTCATGCAGATGATACTCTGATTAATGAAAAAGGACGGTTTCAGTTAGAAAAAGCAGGGCTGATTTGTTACAGCCATGGAGAATACTTTGGACTTGGGAGAAAACCATTAGGCAGTTTTGGCTATTCGATCATGAAAAAGAAAACAAAAAAACGAAGAATACTTGAAAGGACTGCTTCTAAATATCAGAAGAGATAAGGATAGAACGTAGGTCTGATTTACCAAATAGGGGCGTACTTCTATCAGATAAAATGGAGAAAATATGTACCGTATTTTAATTGTTGAAGACGAACTTGTGATTGCGGAGGCATTGAAAGAACACTTGTCAAAGTGGGGATATGATGTGACGTATATTACGGATTTTAAAGAAATAATGGCACAATTTATTCGCTTTAATCCACAGATGGTATTGATGGATATCTCTTTACCTTTTTTGAATGGATACCATTGGTGTACGGAAATTCGAAAAATTTCCAGTGTGCCGATTGTTTTTTTATCTTCCGCTGCGGACAATTTAAATGTTGTAATGGCGATAAACATGGGAGCGGATGACTTTATTGCAAAACCGTTTGATTTAAGTGTATTGACTGCGAAAATACAAGCTCTGATGCGAAGAAGCTATTCTTTGTCTGGACAAGTGAATGTCATGGAGCATAAAGGTGTGATCTTAAATATATCAAGTGCAACCTTAGCCTACGAAAATGAAAAAATTGAATTGACCAAAAATGATTTTAAATTGATGCAGATTTTATTCGAAAAAGCAGGAACGGTCGTTTCAAGAGATAGTATCATGACGAGGCTTTGGGAAGATGATAATTTTGTTGATGATAATACATTGACTGTAAATATTGCAAGGATTCGAAAAAAACTTGAAGATATTGGGCTTACTGACTTCATAAAGACGAAGAAAGGCATTGGGTACTTTATCGAATGAAAAAAGAAGAGCAGAGTTTATATTTTATCATTTCCTATTTTAAGGAACATATAAAGCATATATTTTTGTATGGAATGTTTTGTCTTATTTTCACATCTGTATTTTTCTTATATGATCTTCCCATTGAAGCCGTTGGTTATGCAGCATTTCTCTGTGCAATTTTGGGATGTTTTTTTATAGCTTACGATATTCTAATTCAATATAAAAAACATAAGTCCCTGCTAGAAATAAAAAATGGAATAGCGGTTGATTTAAAACAACTTCCTGAAGCTAAAACGAATATAGAAAAGGATTATCAAATTCTTTTAAAAGAACTTTTTTTAAAAAAACAGATTATGGAATCCACTTATTCTATATCGAGAAAGGATATGATGGACTATTATACGTTGTGGGTGCATCAGATTAAGACACCGATTACAGCTATGAGTCTACTTTTGCAATCCGATGATTCAAAAAAAAGTATGTCTTTACGGCAAGAGTTGTTTCGAATTGAGCAGTATGCTGAAATGGTATTACAGTACCTTCGGATTGAGAACATGTCTTCGGATTTAATGTTGGAAAAATACGATATTGAAAAAATTGTGAGACAAGCCGTAAAAAAATATGCGTCTGTTTTTATTTATAAACACATTCGTTTTACATTAAAGCCGTTAAATGCGAACGTGCTGACGGATGAAAAATGGCTTTGTTTTGTCATTGAGCAGCTGTTATCGAATGCTTTAAAATATACAAATGAAGGAGATATTTGTATTTATATGAAGCCTGATGCTGAAAAGCAGCTTGTTATAGAAGATACTGGAATTGGCATCAGCCAAGAAGATCTGCCACGTGTCTTTGAACAGGGATTTACAGGATATAATGGGAGGATGCATAAAAAAGCAAGCGGGCTCGGATTGTATTTATGCCTTCAGATTTTGAAAAAGCTTTCGCATAAAATTTTTATTGAATCAGAACCAAATTGCGGAACAAAAGTAATTTTAGATTTATCTTCCAAAGAAGTTGAAATTGAATAAACCTTACAAAATTGAAAGCTTGAAAGATAAAATGTAAGCCAAATGCATGGCAGAGATTTTATCTTTTTTTTATACTATATCTATCAAAAGGTATTTTAGATAGAAGATGGAGGGAAATATGTCGTTGTTAGAAGTAAAGAATTTAAAAAAGGTTTATACAACACGCTTTGGTGCAAATCAGGTTCAGGCACTCAGCAATGTGAACTTTTCTGTTGAAGAAGGAGAATATGTCGCAATCATGGGGGAATCAGGGTCAGGAAAAACGACTTTGTTGAATATTGTGGCATCTTTAGATAAGCCAACTTCAGGAGATGTAGTATTAAATGGAAAAAATACAGTTTTAATAAAGGAAAGTGAAATTTCTGCTTACCGTAGAAAAAATCTTGGCTTTGTATTTCAAGATTTTAATTTACTGGATACTTTTTCTCTAGAGGATAATATTTTTCTTCCTTTAGTACTGGCCGGGAAAAGTTATGGAGTGATGAAAGAAGCACTTCTTCCAATCGCAAAAAAGCTTGATATACTGCCACTTTTAAAAAAGTTTCCATACGAAGTATCTGGCGGACAAAAACAGAGGGCAGCTATAGCGAGAGCTTTGATTACAAAGCCTCAGATGGTACTTGCAGATGAGCCGACCGGGGCATTGGATTCCAAAGCAAGCGATCATTTGCTCAAGCTCTTTTCACAGATTAATGAAGAAGGGCAGACTATTTTGATGGTAACGCACAGTACAAAGGCGGCAAGCCACGCAAAACGTGTGATTTTTATTAAAGACGGAGAAGTATTTCACCAAATTTACAAAGCATCCATGTCAAATGAGCAAATGTATGAAAAAATATCAAATACACTAATCTTAATTGCGACAGGGGGGAATGAGGTTGAATAAAGTATTTTACCCAAAGCTGGCTCTGTCAAATATGAAGAAAAACTCCAAGCTGTATGTTCCTTTTATGATGGCCGTGATTGGAACGATTATGATGTTTTATATTTTATGCTCTATTTATCAGAATCAAGGAGTCGATACCATTTACGCTGGTGCACAGCTAAAAGTCATTTTAAGACTAGGGATTTATATCATTGGCTTTTTCTCGATAATTTTTTTGTTTTATACCAATCAATTTCTCATGAAACAAAGAAAGAGAGAGCTTGGTCTGTATAATATTTTAGGTATGGGGAAAAAACACATTGGGAAAATATTATTTTATGAGACAATAGGATTGTATTTATTCTGCTTGGTATGCGGACTCCTTAGTGGAATGATAATAAGCAAGCTGATGTTTTTAATTCTACTTAAACTATTAAATTTTTCGAATGCCGTTCAATTTACGGTAGAAGTAAAAGCAATTTATACAACTGTAAGCTTATTTGGCGGAGTTTTTGTGTTGGTGCTCCTTTTTAATTTAGGACAAATTTATCGATCCAAGCCGATTTCTCTATTGCGGAGCGCTCAAGTAGGAGAACGCGAACCAAAGACCAGGTGGATTATTGCTCTGATTGGATTTCTTACACTAGGAACCGGATACGGTATGGCTCTTTCTATTCAGTCACCACTTGAAGCTTTAAACTGGTTTTTTATAGCGGTTTTGCTCGTCATCATTGGAACGTATGCTCTATTCATTGCAGGCAGCATAGCACTTTTAAAAGCAGCGAGAAAAAATAAAAAATATTACTATCAGACAAAACATTTTATAGGCGTTTCCTCAATGATTTATCGTATGAAGCAAAATGCAGTGGGACTTTCAAATATTTGCATTTTATCGACGATGGTTTTGATTATGCTCTCAACGACCGTATGTCTTTATGCTGGGAAGCAAGATACTTTATTGGACCAGTACCCACAAGAAATACAACTGAGAGAAAGCAGTAAGGAAAATGGAAATGCAGAAAAAATTGTTGAAATGTTAGAAAAAAACGATCAGACATTTGATTTAAATATAAAAAATCTAATCGGCTTAGATTACCTTATATATTCTGCACAGCAAAAAGGAACGGAATTTGTTGGAAGTGATTATCAGAGTTCAAACCGAAGCTTGTACTTTATCTCCTTAGAGGATTATAACCGTCTCTCTGGTGAGAATATCATTTTAAAAGAAAATGAAGTTTTAATCAACGCAAATAGTACTTCTTATGAATCAAAGGAATGTACTATATTTGGTAATACGTATCAGGTGATGCAGACAGGTTCTAAATTGCCGCATCTCGGGTTATCTATGGCAGGCATATCGAGAGATGATTATATTATTGCACTGGTAGAATCAGATTTTCATTCTATTTTAGAGGAAATATCGAATGAAGTTTCTAGTAAGAGAGTAATAAACAGTTATGTTTCTTTTGATTTTACAGGCGATAAAGAGGAACGGGGTCAATTTATAGAAAAAATCAATCAGGCTTTAAAAGATAATGAAAGTGAAGCTTCTGTCTTTACTCGATGGGATGCTGATACGGATTATCTCTTTATCTATGGAGGGCTTTTGTTCATAGGATGCTTCTTATCTGTACTCTTTTTAATGGCTACGGTTTTGATTATTTACTATAAACAGATTTCAGAAGGATATGAAGACCAAAACCGGTTTCGAATTATGCAGCAGGTGGGAATGAGTAAGAAAGAGGTACGTGCTTCAATTAAGAGCCAGATCATGATTGTATTTTTTCTCCCGCTCGCCACAGCAGTAATCCATGTCATGTTTGCATTTCCTATGATTTCGAAATTACTCGCATTATTTCACTTAACCAATGTATCCTTATTTGTCATTTGTACAATCATTACAATATTGATTTTTTCAGTTATTTATGGAATTGTGTACAGTATTACGGCAAAAGAGTATTATAAAATAGTAAATTAATAAAAAACAAAGAAAAGTGAAGCAGAACTGCTACAAAAGCAGGAAGCTTCACTTTTCTTTTATACAACACTTCAAAATGCAGTTTAGAAGAAGATCGTGGTTGTTCTAAACATAATTAATAATAAATAATGGTATAAGGAAAGAGGAATTTAGTCAAAAACGAAGAAAAAAGAAATAAGGTGAAAATTGTAGAAAAATGTTAAAAAATCCTTATGGGATGCGGAGGAAAGAATAAAGATGAAATTATTTATTAGTGCAGATATGGAAGGCGTAGCTGGAGTAACTAATTGGTGTGAGACTCAATATGGAGGGCAGGGATATGAAGAAGCATGCCATCAAATGACTTCAGAAGTTGCAGCTGCATGCAGAGCTGCGATAGAGCTTGGGTATGAAGTGGTTATCAAAGACGGACATGAAAATGCTTTAAATATTAAGCAGACGATGCTGCCAAAGGGAGTACAGTTGATTAGAGGCTGGATGTCATCACCTGCATCCATGATGGCGGGACTAGATGATAGTTTTGATGCAGTTGCTTATATAGGCTATCATTCTCCGCAGGGAAGCGATACGAGTCCTTTGGCTCACACGATCCGGCACGATTTATTTCACTGGATTAAAATTAACGGAGAGTTGACTTCAGAGTTTTCGTTAAATGCCCTTTGGGCAGCCGCGAATAAAGTACCGTCTGTATTTCTTTCAGGAGATAACGGAATGTGTGAGATTGCGAAAAAAAATTACCCTGGTATTGTTACAGTAGCAACCAAAACAGGGATTGGAAATGCTACTTGGAATATTCATCCAGAAGAAGCGGTTGAAAGAATTGAAGAGGGTGTGCAGGCCGGATTAAAAGCGGGGGTCGCGTTGATCCCGATAAAAGATGAATATAAGATGGAAATTCATTTTAAGGATCATCAACATGCAAGGAGTGCATCTTGGTATCCGGGAGCCTTTCA
Proteins encoded in this window:
- a CDS encoding ABC transporter ATP-binding protein codes for the protein MSLLEVKNLKKVYTTRFGANQVQALSNVNFSVEEGEYVAIMGESGSGKTTLLNIVASLDKPTSGDVVLNGKNTVLIKESEISAYRRKNLGFVFQDFNLLDTFSLEDNIFLPLVLAGKSYGVMKEALLPIAKKLDILPLLKKFPYEVSGGQKQRAAIARALITKPQMVLADEPTGALDSKASDHLLKLFSQINEEGQTILMVTHSTKAASHAKRVIFIKDGEVFHQIYKASMSNEQMYEKISNTLILIATGGNEVE
- a CDS encoding FtsX-like permease family protein; translated protein: MNKVFYPKLALSNMKKNSKLYVPFMMAVIGTIMMFYILCSIYQNQGVDTIYAGAQLKVILRLGIYIIGFFSIIFLFYTNQFLMKQRKRELGLYNILGMGKKHIGKILFYETIGLYLFCLVCGLLSGMIISKLMFLILLKLLNFSNAVQFTVEVKAIYTTVSLFGGVFVLVLLFNLGQIYRSKPISLLRSAQVGEREPKTRWIIALIGFLTLGTGYGMALSIQSPLEALNWFFIAVLLVIIGTYALFIAGSIALLKAARKNKKYYYQTKHFIGVSSMIYRMKQNAVGLSNICILSTMVLIMLSTTVCLYAGKQDTLLDQYPQEIQLRESSKENGNAEKIVEMLEKNDQTFDLNIKNLIGLDYLIYSAQQKGTEFVGSDYQSSNRSLYFISLEDYNRLSGENIILKENEVLINANSTSYESKECTIFGNTYQVMQTGSKLPHLGLSMAGISRDDYIIALVESDFHSILEEISNEVSSKRVINSYVSFDFTGDKEERGQFIEKINQALKDNESEASVFTRWDADTDYLFIYGGLLFIGCFLSVLFLMATVLIIYYKQISEGYEDQNRFRIMQQVGMSKKEVRASIKSQIMIVFFLPLATAVIHVMFAFPMISKLLALFHLTNVSLFVICTIITILIFSVIYGIVYSITAKEYYKIVN
- a CDS encoding M55 family metallopeptidase, producing MKLFISADMEGVAGVTNWCETQYGGQGYEEACHQMTSEVAAACRAAIELGYEVVIKDGHENALNIKQTMLPKGVQLIRGWMSSPASMMAGLDDSFDAVAYIGYHSPQGSDTSPLAHTIRHDLFHWIKINGELTSEFSLNALWAAANKVPSVFLSGDNGMCEIAKKNYPGIVTVATKTGIGNATWNIHPEEAVERIEEGVQAGLKAGVALIPIKDEYKMEIHFKDHQHARSASWYPGAFQMDCNTVIYTAKTPEELMIARIFMTGI